The genomic stretch CGGCCGTGCCGGTACACCGGACGATCGCCGCGGGTCGGCGGTCGACGAGACCGTTCCAGACGGTGCGCGCCTCGTCGTACTCGGGCTGTTCAGGGGTGATGACCGCACCCGCGACGCGCTCAGCGAGGGCCGCGACGGGGGGTTCGTACTGTCCAGTTCGCTCTCCCGATTCGTCTATTGCCATGACGGTTCACCACAAGAGGGTACGTCGACGAGCGAAATAATCGCGTGTGGCCGAGCAGGAGGACTGTCGGCGGCGACGGAACGTGAGCGGTCGTCGGCGTGGCCGGGACAACCGGTGGCTCTATTCGCGCCCGGCCGCTACAGTCGAGTCAGCAAATGGCAACCGACGTCTCAACGTCCGACGTGCAGTTCCACCTCCGGACTGTCGGCGCGGTCATCATCATCGTGGCCAGCGCGATCCTCTTTGCGACCCTGACGAGTGCCATCGGGCGAAGCCTGCTCGCATCCGCTGGCGTCTCGCTGATGGATCCGGAGCCGGGACCACGCGCGCTGCTCGACGCGCTGCAGTTCATCGGCTTCGGCATCGCCGTCGCCACCTTCCTCCAGTTCCGCGACGAGTGGGACCTCATCCGCTGGCGGAGACCGACCCTGCGCGACCTCGGCTGGATAGCCGCCGGACTGTTCGGACTGCTCGCGGTCCTCTACGTCCTCAGCACGGTCGTCAGCCTCCTCGGCGTCTCCACGGCCGAGAGCCAGATCACCGCGGCGGGCAGGGAGAACCCCGCGTACCTGCTGTATCTGATTCCCGTCACCGTCCTGCTGGTCGGGACGACCGAGGAACTCATCTTCCGCGGCATCGTCCAGGGGACGTTCAGCCGCGCCTACGGTCCCGTCGTCGGCGTCCTCGGCGCGAGCATCGTCTTCTCGTCGATTCACCTGCCCTCGCTTCTGGGGTCGGGCTCCGGACAGCTCGCGACGCTCGCCATCATCTTCACGCTCGGCGGGCTGCTCGGCGTGCTCTACGAGGTGACCGACAACATCCTCGTCCCCATCATGGTCCACGGTCTCTACAACGCGGTGCAGTTCGGCCTGCAGTACGCGACGCAGACGGGGCTGGTGTAGGCGACGGCCGAGTGCCACACTCCTGCGGTGGCGCGCGCTGGCGACGCGCCGTGTCTCGGCGCGTGACTCCCGCGCGAGGGATGAGCGAACGAGCACCGCGAGTGAGCGAATCGGTTGGGGAGGGCGTGGCCTCTCGGAGCGCGAGCAGTCGGAACGCAAGCAGTCGGAACGGAATATCGTCTCGTCACAACAGCCAAGAACAGCGACGACGACAGCCTGTGCAAACACGGCCAGAACGGCGACGCCACTCGCCGAACGAGCGACAGAACC from Halogranum gelatinilyticum encodes the following:
- a CDS encoding CPBP family intramembrane glutamic endopeptidase — translated: MATDVSTSDVQFHLRTVGAVIIIVASAILFATLTSAIGRSLLASAGVSLMDPEPGPRALLDALQFIGFGIAVATFLQFRDEWDLIRWRRPTLRDLGWIAAGLFGLLAVLYVLSTVVSLLGVSTAESQITAAGRENPAYLLYLIPVTVLLVGTTEELIFRGIVQGTFSRAYGPVVGVLGASIVFSSIHLPSLLGSGSGQLATLAIIFTLGGLLGVLYEVTDNILVPIMVHGLYNAVQFGLQYATQTGLV